A single window of Pseudomonadota bacterium DNA harbors:
- a CDS encoding thiolase domain-containing protein, whose amino-acid sequence MSIKGKAFIAGIYEHPTRKAEGIPIAQLHAEVAKGALQDAGLGLRDVDAYYCAGDAPGLGGLSMADYMGLDVRHSDTTETGGSSYILHVNHAAAAIAAGKCKVALITLAGKPRTGGAPPGRPPMAVQPPDLPFESPFKPTVLNIYAMVARRHMHDHGTTAEQLAWIKVAASHHAQHNPHAMLRDVVTVEDVVNSPVVADPLHRLDCCVVSDGGGAVVVVAPEIAAQLKRPKVRVMGAGEAIKHMGGGQVDLSYSAGQWSAAAAFAEAGVKPADIKYASLYDSFTITVLMQLEDIGFCARGQGGRFVADGGLISGVGKLPFNTDGGGLCNNHPGNRGGMTKILEAVRQLRGEAHAAVQVKNCDLALAHGTGGYLGTRHGSGTLIMERM is encoded by the coding sequence ATGAGCATCAAGGGCAAGGCGTTCATCGCCGGCATTTACGAACATCCGACGCGCAAGGCCGAAGGCATCCCGATTGCGCAACTGCACGCGGAAGTCGCCAAGGGCGCGCTGCAAGACGCCGGCCTCGGGCTGCGCGATGTCGATGCCTATTACTGCGCGGGCGACGCGCCCGGCCTCGGTGGCCTGTCGATGGCCGACTACATGGGACTGGACGTGCGCCACAGCGACACCACCGAGACCGGCGGCTCGTCCTACATCCTGCACGTCAATCACGCCGCGGCGGCGATAGCCGCCGGCAAGTGCAAGGTCGCGCTGATCACGCTGGCCGGCAAGCCGCGCACCGGCGGCGCGCCGCCCGGGCGTCCGCCGATGGCGGTGCAACCGCCCGACCTGCCCTTCGAAAGCCCCTTCAAGCCGACCGTGCTCAACATCTACGCGATGGTCGCGCGCCGCCACATGCATGACCACGGCACCACCGCCGAACAGCTCGCCTGGATCAAGGTCGCGGCCTCGCACCACGCGCAACACAATCCGCACGCCATGCTGCGCGACGTGGTGACGGTCGAGGACGTGGTCAATTCGCCGGTGGTGGCCGACCCGCTGCATCGCCTCGATTGCTGCGTGGTGTCCGATGGCGGCGGCGCGGTGGTGGTGGTGGCGCCGGAGATCGCCGCGCAGCTCAAGCGTCCCAAGGTGCGCGTGATGGGCGCCGGCGAAGCCATCAAGCACATGGGTGGCGGCCAGGTTGACCTCAGCTACTCGGCGGGCCAGTGGTCGGCGGCCGCGGCCTTCGCCGAAGCCGGCGTCAAGCCGGCCGACATCAAGTACGCCTCGCTCTACGACAGCTTCACCATCACCGTGCTCATGCAGTTGGAAGACATCGGCTTCTGCGCGCGCGGCCAGGGCGGACGCTTCGTCGCCGACGGCGGCCTCATCTCCGGCGTCGGCAAGCTGCCGTTCAACACCGATGGCGGCGGCTTGTGCAACAACCATCCCGGCAATCGCGGCGGCATGACCAAGATCCTGGAAGCCGTGCGTCAACTGCGCGGCGAAGCGCATGCGGCGGTGCAGGTGAAAAATTGCGATCTGGCGCTGGCCCACGGCACCGGCGGCTACCTCGGTACCCGCCACGGCAGCGGCACGCTGATCATGGAGAGAATGTAA
- a CDS encoding Zn-ribbon domain-containing OB-fold protein codes for MSDKKKDAFSADVALEPYWQAARAGRLLLKQCADCGKAHYYPRPLCPFCMSANTEWLEASGDGSIYSWSVERRGTPPYAIAFVSLPEGPTLLTNIVDCDLDALAIGQKVKLAFETRDEQPVPVFRPA; via the coding sequence ATGAGCGACAAGAAGAAAGACGCCTTCAGCGCCGACGTGGCGCTGGAACCCTATTGGCAAGCGGCGCGCGCCGGCCGCCTGCTGCTGAAGCAATGCGCCGACTGCGGCAAGGCGCATTACTACCCGCGCCCGCTGTGCCCGTTCTGCATGAGCGCCAACACCGAGTGGCTGGAAGCGAGCGGCGACGGCAGCATCTATTCGTGGAGCGTGGAGCGACGCGGCACGCCGCCCTATGCCATCGCCTTCGTGAGCCTGCCGGAAGGCCCCACGCTGCTGACCAACATCGTCGATTGCGATCTCGATGCGCTGGCCATTGGCCAAAAGGTCAAGCTCGCGTTCGAAACACGCGACGAACAACCTGTGCCGGTGTTCCGTCCGGCATGA
- a CDS encoding cation:proton antiporter yields MHPAMNTSEIFLIAMIIIFSMPFLVWRLGRTDYYAPLVVVQIIAGILLGPGVLGALFPGYYSFVFNPQVIGALNGIAWWAVMIFVWIAGIELDLRQAWSNRRESGITAGMALSVPLLFGCVAALGLLEFPGWMGDRAHTWQFVLGIGMACAVTALPILILLMEKLEILRQPIGQRILRYASLDDIAIWGVLALILMDWQRVGRQLGFLLVFAIAAWLFRRLMVKLEEKDRWYVGLMWLGISGFGADWSGLHFMVGAFLSGAVMDTDWFTLEDMDALRHNVLLVLMPVFFLSTGLRTGWSMGGSAVFVAAAALLVASVGGKLLGVHLAGKLLGWQPGEASLIGWLLQTKALIMIIFSNVLLDKQIITSTTFTALLLMAVGSTMLTIPVVAPKLKRMAGITLRSS; encoded by the coding sequence ATGCACCCCGCGATGAACACCAGCGAAATCTTCCTCATCGCGATGATCATCATCTTCTCCATGCCCTTCCTGGTGTGGCGCCTCGGCCGTACCGACTATTACGCGCCGCTGGTGGTGGTGCAGATCATTGCCGGCATCCTGCTCGGGCCGGGCGTGCTCGGCGCGCTCTTCCCCGGCTACTACAGCTTCGTGTTCAACCCACAGGTGATCGGCGCGCTGAACGGCATCGCGTGGTGGGCGGTGATGATCTTCGTGTGGATAGCGGGCATCGAACTCGATCTGCGCCAGGCGTGGAGCAACCGGCGCGAGAGCGGTATCACCGCCGGCATGGCGCTGTCGGTGCCCTTGCTGTTCGGCTGCGTGGCGGCGCTCGGCCTGCTTGAATTCCCGGGCTGGATGGGCGACCGCGCGCACACCTGGCAATTCGTGCTCGGCATCGGCATGGCCTGCGCCGTCACCGCCCTGCCCATCCTGATCCTGCTGATGGAAAAGCTCGAGATCCTGCGCCAGCCCATCGGTCAGCGCATCCTGCGTTACGCGAGCCTCGACGACATTGCCATCTGGGGCGTGCTGGCGCTGATCCTCATGGATTGGCAGCGTGTCGGGCGCCAATTGGGTTTCCTGCTGGTGTTCGCGATTGCGGCGTGGTTGTTCCGGCGCCTGATGGTCAAGCTCGAGGAGAAGGACCGCTGGTATGTCGGTCTCATGTGGCTCGGCATTTCGGGCTTCGGCGCCGACTGGTCGGGCCTGCATTTCATGGTCGGCGCGTTCCTGTCCGGCGCGGTGATGGACACCGACTGGTTCACGCTCGAAGACATGGACGCCCTGCGCCACAACGTGCTGCTGGTGTTGATGCCGGTGTTCTTCTTAAGCACCGGCCTGCGTACCGGCTGGAGCATGGGCGGCAGCGCGGTATTCGTGGCGGCCGCCGCGCTGCTCGTGGCCTCGGTCGGCGGCAAGCTGCTGGGCGTGCACTTGGCGGGCAAGCTGCTCGGCTGGCAGCCGGGCGAAGCGAGTCTCATCGGCTGGCTGCTGCAGACCAAGGCCCTCATCATGATCATTTTCTCGAACGTCCTGCTCGACAAGCAGATCATCACCAGCACCACTTTCACGGCGCTGTTGCTGATGGCGGTCGGCAGCACCATGCTGACCATTCCGGTGGTGGCGCCCAAGCTCAAGCGCATGGCCGGCATCACGCTGCGCTCGAGTTGA
- a CDS encoding HPP family protein: MAGYLEKFRGTDSIAPPRPPLTKIAVAGVGAALGVALLAMLEQGYGLALLLGSFGSSSAMLFAYPEIAFAQPRNVIGGHLLCSLVGLVALAVCGPQLAWVGPAVGVAVMLMMLTRTLHPPAASNAVIIYLTRPGWDFLWFPTLSGALLLVLVALLYNNAFRSRHYPRYW; encoded by the coding sequence GTGGCCGGCTACTTGGAAAAATTCCGCGGCACCGATTCCATCGCGCCGCCGCGCCCGCCGCTCACCAAAATCGCGGTGGCGGGCGTGGGCGCGGCGCTCGGCGTCGCGCTGCTCGCCATGCTGGAGCAGGGTTATGGCCTGGCCTTGCTGCTGGGCTCGTTCGGCTCGTCCTCGGCGATGCTGTTCGCCTATCCCGAAATCGCCTTCGCACAACCACGCAACGTGATCGGCGGCCATTTGCTGTGCTCACTGGTGGGGCTGGTGGCGCTGGCGGTGTGCGGACCGCAGTTGGCGTGGGTGGGCCCGGCGGTGGGCGTGGCGGTGATGCTCATGATGCTGACGCGCACCCTGCATCCGCCGGCGGCTTCCAACGCGGTGATCATCTACCTTACGCGACCGGGTTGGGACTTCCTGTGGTTTCCGACCTTGAGCGGCGCGCTGCTGCTGGTGCTGGTGGCGCTGCTCTACAACAACGCCTTCCGTTCGCGGCATTATCCGCGCTACTGGTAG